A stretch of the Bdellovibrio sp. 22V genome encodes the following:
- a CDS encoding M14 family zinc carboxypeptidase: MKTLIFSVMFLSALSASADFATVSQDCKNDLKKFPGAWDDKLLNQACEKVKVDSLCVSAEGRPIYHYDKAASDPGAKKVLVFSLIHGDETPAGTVGRYWMERLEGIDPRNSWRVIPVLNPDGVKYKTRTNANKIDINRNFPTKDWSSGAIENWKRTTKSNPRRFPGEMAASEPETKCALHHLEDFQPDFVVSVHTPLKVLDFDGPKVSPPPKFDYLPWKSLGNYPGSLGRYMWLERSTPVLTMELKENLPPNLAPFEKLQDIIGTLVKLEKAGKAKKETAASPSSLLPVALEH, translated from the coding sequence ATGAAGACATTAATATTCAGCGTGATGTTCTTGTCAGCGCTCTCGGCGTCGGCCGACTTTGCTACCGTTTCTCAAGACTGTAAGAACGATCTTAAAAAATTTCCTGGGGCTTGGGACGATAAACTTCTCAATCAAGCGTGCGAGAAGGTCAAAGTGGATTCTCTGTGTGTGAGCGCGGAAGGTCGTCCTATTTATCACTATGACAAAGCGGCATCTGATCCGGGTGCAAAAAAAGTTTTGGTTTTCAGTTTGATCCACGGTGATGAAACACCGGCAGGAACTGTCGGCCGTTATTGGATGGAAAGACTTGAAGGCATTGATCCAAGAAATTCTTGGCGGGTCATTCCTGTCCTGAACCCTGATGGGGTGAAATACAAAACGCGCACGAACGCCAATAAGATTGATATCAACCGCAACTTTCCAACGAAAGATTGGAGCTCGGGTGCGATCGAAAATTGGAAGCGCACAACAAAATCCAATCCGCGCCGTTTCCCTGGGGAGATGGCGGCCAGCGAGCCGGAAACAAAATGCGCTCTTCATCACTTAGAGGATTTCCAACCTGACTTCGTGGTGTCGGTACATACGCCACTTAAAGTTTTGGATTTTGACGGACCGAAAGTTTCGCCTCCGCCGAAGTTTGATTATCTTCCTTGGAAGTCGTTAGGGAATTATCCGGGCAGCTTGGGCCGCTATATGTGGTTGGAAAGAAGCACGCCTGTATTGACGATGGAATTAAAAGAAAACTTGCCGCCGAACTTGGCTCCGTTTGAAAAACTTCAAGATATCATCGGGACATTGGTGAAACTTGAAAAAGCGGGCAAGGCTAAGAAAGAGACTGCGGCGTCTCCGAGCTCTTTATTGCCAGTGGCGTTGGAACACTGA
- a CDS encoding polysaccharide deacetylase family protein — translation MLKRNVLVLTSVLFGFNSLGLAQAEKPSEAIKYVTEYNRIADTYRGIVTKIANSKNANEFDENYHSLKAFIARPGADRYSNTALCMHLKSLPLAELEYVETIIDSSDTMLSLRDCQSELLNKAQFAGMWKTASFDLNQDIKNIKRIPFEEREVPNLDYLSMQGLKEKEVMLTFDDGPTQRTTVPILESLKKAGVKAAFFSTGRQALQNSELTQRILREGHLLGSHSFYHTLMMGRQVNRGAMSYDYFLSEFIGGHMGVFLSGGYIDPYFRFPNGCMNKNMRRNVTELGLKIFGWSIDSFDWQYPASKFTDADKRRELILQSFLKALRGSKNRGIVLMHDVFKQSAEALPLILNYLADNGYKVVLLKPANRNMQDRNNMPMVTQAMDFMTTHDLKITDIRPRVNSNGEPVSPLDYEPARFRYREMFPQLSYENSPIDPKASSCE, via the coding sequence ATGTTGAAAAGAAACGTATTGGTTCTTACATCCGTTCTTTTTGGTTTCAACTCATTGGGACTGGCGCAAGCGGAAAAGCCGAGTGAGGCTATTAAGTATGTGACGGAATACAACCGTATTGCCGACACTTATAGAGGCATTGTTACGAAAATCGCGAACAGTAAAAACGCGAATGAGTTCGACGAAAATTATCACTCATTAAAAGCCTTCATCGCAAGACCGGGAGCGGACCGCTACTCGAACACGGCCCTATGCATGCACTTGAAGTCGCTGCCTTTGGCGGAGCTTGAATACGTTGAAACAATCATCGATTCCTCGGACACAATGTTGTCTTTGCGAGACTGTCAGTCGGAGCTTTTGAATAAGGCACAATTCGCAGGCATGTGGAAAACGGCGTCGTTCGATTTGAATCAAGATATAAAAAATATCAAACGCATTCCTTTTGAAGAGCGTGAAGTTCCAAACTTGGATTATCTCTCAATGCAGGGACTTAAAGAAAAAGAAGTGATGCTGACTTTTGACGACGGCCCGACACAAAGAACGACGGTACCTATCTTGGAGTCCTTGAAGAAAGCGGGCGTGAAAGCGGCGTTCTTCTCGACAGGCCGTCAAGCGTTGCAGAATTCAGAACTTACACAAAGAATTTTGCGTGAAGGTCATTTGCTAGGTTCGCACTCTTTCTATCACACTTTGATGATGGGACGCCAAGTGAACCGTGGTGCGATGTCTTATGACTACTTCTTGTCCGAGTTCATCGGTGGACACATGGGTGTCTTTCTCTCTGGCGGTTACATCGATCCTTACTTCCGTTTCCCTAACGGTTGTATGAATAAAAACATGAGAAGAAACGTGACAGAGTTGGGTCTAAAAATTTTCGGTTGGAGCATCGACAGCTTTGACTGGCAATATCCTGCATCGAAATTCACTGACGCTGACAAGCGCCGTGAGCTGATCCTGCAAAGTTTCTTAAAAGCTCTTCGTGGCAGTAAAAATCGCGGTATCGTTCTTATGCACGACGTGTTTAAACAATCCGCAGAAGCATTGCCGTTGATTTTGAACTACTTGGCTGACAACGGTTACAAAGTGGTTTTGTTGAAACCAGCAAACCGCAACATGCAAGACCGTAACAATATGCCGATGGTGACTCAGGCGATGGATTTCATGACGACGCATGATTTGAAAATCACGGATATCCGCCCGCGTGTAAACTCAAATGGCGAACCGGTGTCTCCGTTGGATTATGAACCTGCTCGCTTCCGTTATCGTGAGATGTTCCCACAGTTGAGCTATGAGAACTCTCCGATCGATCCTAAGGCTTCTTCTTGCGAATAG
- the lexA gene encoding transcriptional repressor LexA translates to MTKKTPLPPLTPKEKSVLEFIESHILSSGVSPSYQEIKDHFGLASFNSVQNYLKQLTNKGYIENPLGQKRAIQVLHSASAVAENLSKKVSTTTGSPRTQLLQARDEILSLPLLGKVAAGQPIEALKHDEFVDVPPSMVRNPSKSFALKVQGDSMIEDGIFDEDIILIQKQESASNGDIIVATVENEATVKRFYLRARPESGSSEKLVELRPSNSTMKSMWYSPEDVSIRGIVVGLIRKF, encoded by the coding sequence ATGACAAAGAAAACGCCCCTCCCCCCACTGACACCTAAAGAAAAATCGGTCCTCGAGTTTATCGAGAGCCACATCTTAAGTTCAGGAGTTTCTCCGTCATATCAAGAAATTAAGGATCACTTCGGCTTAGCTTCGTTTAATTCTGTTCAGAATTATTTGAAGCAACTGACGAACAAAGGGTACATCGAAAATCCTTTGGGTCAGAAGCGTGCGATCCAGGTACTTCACTCTGCTTCGGCAGTGGCTGAAAACCTCTCTAAAAAAGTCTCGACGACGACAGGATCTCCTCGCACACAGCTCCTCCAGGCACGTGATGAGATCCTGTCCCTTCCCCTTCTTGGGAAAGTGGCTGCGGGACAACCTATCGAAGCTCTTAAACACGACGAATTTGTCGATGTTCCTCCGTCCATGGTTCGTAATCCTTCGAAATCCTTTGCCCTGAAGGTGCAAGGTGATTCCATGATAGAGGATGGAATTTTCGACGAAGACATCATTCTTATTCAAAAACAAGAATCTGCAAGTAACGGCGATATCATTGTCGCGACAGTCGAAAACGAAGCGACAGTGAAACGTTTCTATCTGCGCGCCCGCCCTGAAAGTGGCAGCAGTGAAAAGTTAGTGGAACTCCGTCCATCGAACTCGACAATGAAATCTATGTGGTATTCCCCGGAAGATGTTTCTATTCGCGGTATTGTTGTAGGATTGATCCGTAAGTTCTAG
- a CDS encoding TraR/DksA family transcriptional regulator, whose translation MAISEKLIAECRMKLLNTKQDILNRVKEARMNLDQNEEKGGDEGDQTVRVLAEQEFLSMHERLRSQLMEIESALARIEGGSFGYCEETEEEIEPERLRAIPWTRLSIEGAEIRESMNKRYARG comes from the coding sequence ATGGCTATCTCTGAAAAGCTTATCGCTGAATGCAGAATGAAGCTTTTAAATACGAAGCAAGACATCCTCAATAGAGTGAAAGAGGCTCGTATGAACTTGGATCAGAACGAAGAAAAAGGTGGCGATGAGGGTGACCAAACTGTCCGCGTTCTGGCTGAACAAGAATTCCTGAGCATGCACGAACGACTTCGTTCTCAGCTTATGGAAATCGAAAGCGCGTTAGCACGCATTGAAGGCGGTTCTTTCGGTTACTGCGAAGAAACTGAAGAAGAAATCGAGCCTGAAAGACTTCGTGCGATTCCTTGGACTCGACTCAGCATCGAAGGTGCGGAGATTCGTGAATCCATGAATAAGCGCTACGCTCGCGGCTAA
- a CDS encoding TetR/AcrR family transcriptional regulator, which translates to MKTKERILLTSIELFNRSGVVAITTNHIAKAMEISPGNLYFHYDNKEEILVELFKRMAKETYDVWRPRRTKKVSPLEFINENFELYWRYRFFHREMYALRRKDQQLAKMWRAHIQKMMKLMVILYRQWVKDGKMAKIEQVSEMQYIAESLLAMATTFLQFFESAEKQPGKRSIERGKHHVARLLLPYTAGETKNEFEKFLKS; encoded by the coding sequence ATGAAGACTAAAGAACGCATTCTCCTTACTTCCATCGAACTCTTCAATCGCAGCGGGGTTGTGGCTATCACGACAAACCACATCGCCAAGGCCATGGAAATCAGCCCTGGGAATCTCTATTTTCACTATGACAATAAGGAAGAAATCTTAGTCGAGCTGTTCAAGCGTATGGCGAAAGAGACCTACGATGTTTGGCGCCCTCGCCGCACTAAAAAGGTTTCTCCTTTGGAGTTCATCAACGAGAATTTCGAACTTTATTGGCGCTATCGTTTCTTTCACCGCGAAATGTATGCTCTTCGTCGCAAAGATCAGCAGCTTGCAAAGATGTGGAGAGCCCACATCCAGAAAATGATGAAACTCATGGTCATTCTTTACCGCCAATGGGTTAAAGACGGCAAAATGGCGAAGATCGAGCAAGTGTCTGAAATGCAGTACATTGCCGAGTCTTTGTTGGCGATGGCGACGACATTCTTGCAGTTCTTCGAGTCTGCGGAAAAGCAGCCCGGCAAGCGCAGTATCGAGCGCGGTAAACACCACGTGGCGCGCCTTCTTTTGCCTTACACAGCTGGCGAAACAAAGAACGAGTTTGAAAAATTTCTCAAGTCCTAG
- a CDS encoding penicillin-binding transpeptidase domain-containing protein, protein MGFTTSEDQEAQVHKKIQSQLERRTQIAKLAGEKFRQNQFPETLDAEWDGEQLSLTLNYTIDQSLQKEADRLLKSYKPDYGAIFMIDATTGEVLAMSSFQRDNPQAANLNLQATFPAASVFKVVTATAAVDKAGVTPEHKIRYNGGAYTLYKKNVLSDKVTRWTNVITLKDAFARSINTAFGRLSIENLHPEDLNEYANRFMFNQEIPADFPVDMGVAYIPPGKGFELAEVASGYNKTNRMSPVQGAMIAASVANDGQVVVPYLVSSMMNDKGEKVYEGGTLTNGTIMTKESAAKVRELMERTVTAGTSRRSFRPIIRDRKFREIEMGGKTGHLTGDNPRGRVDWFVGYALDEERKIAVAAITVNKKFWTVKSAHLGQSMFRKYFGPVVSNQQNGRVISSAK, encoded by the coding sequence ATGGGCTTTACAACCTCAGAAGATCAAGAAGCACAGGTTCACAAAAAGATTCAATCACAACTTGAAAGGCGCACTCAGATCGCCAAGCTTGCCGGCGAGAAGTTTCGTCAAAATCAGTTTCCAGAAACTTTGGATGCAGAGTGGGACGGAGAACAACTTTCTCTGACTCTCAACTACACAATCGATCAAAGTTTGCAAAAAGAAGCCGACCGTCTTTTGAAATCTTACAAACCAGATTACGGCGCGATCTTTATGATTGATGCGACGACGGGTGAAGTTTTAGCGATGTCGAGTTTTCAACGCGATAATCCACAGGCGGCGAACTTAAACCTGCAAGCGACTTTCCCTGCAGCATCTGTCTTCAAGGTCGTAACTGCTACAGCGGCAGTAGACAAAGCCGGCGTGACCCCTGAACACAAAATCCGTTACAACGGTGGGGCCTACACTCTTTATAAGAAGAATGTTCTTTCAGACAAGGTCACACGATGGACGAATGTCATCACTTTGAAAGACGCATTTGCCCGCTCTATCAATACGGCATTTGGCCGTCTTTCCATCGAAAATCTGCACCCTGAAGATTTGAACGAGTACGCGAACCGCTTCATGTTCAATCAAGAAATTCCTGCTGACTTCCCTGTGGACATGGGTGTGGCCTATATCCCTCCAGGAAAAGGTTTTGAATTGGCCGAAGTCGCTTCAGGCTACAATAAAACAAACCGCATGAGTCCCGTGCAAGGTGCCATGATCGCCGCTTCGGTCGCGAATGATGGCCAAGTGGTTGTACCTTACCTGGTTAGCTCCATGATGAATGACAAGGGCGAAAAAGTTTATGAAGGTGGCACCCTTACAAATGGCACCATCATGACAAAAGAATCCGCTGCAAAAGTTCGTGAGTTGATGGAAAGAACTGTGACTGCGGGAACGTCTCGCCGCTCATTCCGCCCGATCATTCGCGATCGCAAATTCCGTGAAATTGAAATGGGTGGAAAAACAGGTCATCTTACAGGCGACAATCCTCGTGGCCGCGTTGACTGGTTCGTTGGTTACGCTTTGGATGAAGAAAGAAAAATCGCGGTCGCCGCTATCACTGTGAATAAAAAATTCTGGACAGTAAAATCAGCTCATTTGGGACAAAGCATGTTCCGTAAATACTTCGGCCCCGTTGTTTCTAATCAACAAAACGGCCGCGTGATTTCCTCAGCAAAATAA
- a CDS encoding FxsA family protein: MIAIPFPFIVAEIIIFIFAVNHLGFLHTLGLYLLPCLLGLFIVATVGRMAIMTLQSTVMRGQLPASRILHSGAIFLSGLLFLVPSFFTRALGLILFLPGLRHLAIWRFKLYMAKQVAKGSANFGFGNGPFGFGRGNMGGGSGFRYYEFRNDGTGFRDMSSEAREEREVRSADVLDVTPLKITHETKKPSDEK; this comes from the coding sequence ATGATAGCTATCCCGTTTCCTTTTATCGTTGCAGAAATCATCATCTTTATTTTTGCCGTGAACCATCTTGGATTTTTGCACACATTGGGGCTCTATCTTTTGCCATGTCTTTTGGGTCTGTTCATCGTCGCAACTGTGGGCCGTATGGCCATCATGACTTTGCAAAGCACTGTGATGCGCGGGCAGTTGCCGGCGTCGCGTATTTTGCATTCGGGTGCGATATTTTTGTCAGGTCTCTTGTTTTTGGTGCCTTCGTTTTTCACGCGCGCCCTGGGTTTGATTCTTTTTCTTCCGGGGCTTCGTCATCTAGCGATCTGGCGTTTTAAGCTCTATATGGCAAAACAAGTTGCAAAAGGCAGCGCGAACTTTGGCTTTGGCAACGGTCCTTTCGGTTTCGGTAGGGGCAACATGGGGGGCGGCAGTGGATTCCGTTATTATGAGTTCAGAAATGACGGAACGGGTTTTCGAGACATGTCTTCCGAGGCCCGCGAAGAACGTGAAGTGCGCAGTGCTGACGTTCTTGACGTCACTCCGCTCAAGATCACTCACGAAACAAAAAAGCCCTCAGACGAGAAATAG
- a CDS encoding exodeoxyribonuclease III, translating to MKIISWNVNGIRACYKKGLLDFVHAEKPDIFCIQETKAHIDQVEEEARKLTWQFSYWSSAIKKGYSGVATFMNQEPRMVQTHFSSIPEYESEGRIVMTDHGAFDLYNIYFPNGGSGIERHNFKQKFLKDLNVHLKEKLANGREMVVVGDYNVAHEEIDVYDPIRMSKVSGFFPEERAWFDDFLDLGFIDTFRYFKPTEAQRYSWWDYRTLARPANRGWRIDYICISKGLEKYLSSADILDQVEGSDHCPVVATLDL from the coding sequence GCCTGCTTGATTTCGTCCATGCAGAAAAGCCGGATATTTTTTGTATCCAAGAAACAAAAGCTCACATTGATCAAGTGGAAGAAGAAGCTCGCAAACTCACGTGGCAGTTCTCTTATTGGTCGTCCGCAATAAAGAAAGGTTATTCGGGTGTGGCGACGTTCATGAATCAAGAACCGCGCATGGTGCAAACTCATTTCAGCAGTATTCCTGAGTACGAGTCTGAAGGTCGTATTGTCATGACCGATCACGGGGCTTTTGATCTTTACAATATTTACTTCCCTAACGGCGGATCTGGAATTGAACGTCACAACTTCAAACAAAAGTTTTTAAAGGATCTTAATGTCCATCTGAAAGAGAAGCTGGCAAACGGCCGCGAGATGGTCGTTGTCGGAGACTACAACGTCGCACATGAGGAGATTGACGTTTATGATCCGATTCGCATGTCCAAAGTGAGTGGCTTTTTCCCGGAAGAGCGCGCGTGGTTTGATGATTTTCTGGATCTTGGTTTCATCGACACTTTCCGTTATTTCAAACCAACCGAAGCGCAGCGTTACTCGTGGTGGGATTATAGAACTCTTGCTCGTCCTGCAAACCGCGGTTGGAGAATTGACTACATCTGTATTTCAAAAGGGCTTGAGAAATATCTGTCTTCCGCGGATATTCTCGACCAAGTTGAAGGATCCGATCACTGCCCTGTGGTAGCGACCTTGGATCTGTAA